ATACGCAGATTCCCCTTCAACCGTATCGGCCAATGCTTGTCAGATGTCGATGATGGGTGGATCATTGCCCGCTTGCCTTTTGTTTTCCACCCATGGCCGCTTCCAACCACTACGAAACCCTTCAGGTCGATCGCACTGCCACCGCCGCGCAAATTAAGCAGGCCTATCGGCGTTTGGTGAAGCAATTTCACCCGGACTGCAATCCTGATTTGCCCAACAATGACCTCATTGCCGCCATTAACGTCGCCTACGAAGTACTCAGCGATGACCAACGGCGTGCTGACTATGACGTGGCATTGCGCTATGGGCAATTCGATCGCCCCGACAATTGGAACCACCAGCCCTATGCGGCCGATCGGCAACGGGAACAACGCAGCACCACAGCCACGGAACAGCATCGCCAACAGCGGCGATCGCGCCAAACGGGTCGAGCCGCCGATGAAGACTTGGAACAATGGTTACGGCGGGTTCATACACCGATTGATCGCGCCATTCGCGAAATTGCCCGATCGCTCAAGGGAGCCGTGAACGCCCTTGCCGCCGATCCCTACGATGACGAATTGATGGCAAACTTTGAAGCCTATTTGGAACGGATGACCACGGCGCTCGATCGGGCCAAGGCCACTTTGCAATCCATGCCCAATCCCCGCAGCACCGCTGGCAT
The DNA window shown above is from Limnothrix sp. FACHB-406 and carries:
- a CDS encoding J domain-containing protein; the encoded protein is MAASNHYETLQVDRTATAAQIKQAYRRLVKQFHPDCNPDLPNNDLIAAINVAYEVLSDDQRRADYDVALRYGQFDRPDNWNHQPYAADRQREQRSTTATEQHRQQRRSRQTGRAADEDLEQWLRRVHTPIDRAIREIARSLKGAVNALAADPYDDELMANFEAYLERMTTALDRAKATLQSMPNPRSTAGIAANLYYSLNHLGDGLEELAYFPLNYDETRLHDGQEFFRNAEGLRREAKAAVNQLGR